From the genome of Rathayibacter sp. VKM Ac-2804:
CTCTCGGTGTACTTCCTCATCAGGTGAGCCGTCAGTCGGCTCCCCGCCGTCAACGCGCGCTGCTCCCGGTCGAAGAGCAGCAGCTCCGCCTCGTACTCGTCCTCCGACCACACGTGCTCGCAGACCACGCAGCGGATGACCATGTGCGACGTCTGCTCCGTCGGCGGGAACACCGCGACCGTGAACGTCCCTCGCTCCGGCGACCAGCAGCACGTCACCCGATCCGAGTGCGGCATCCGCGACCAGCGCGGCTTCATCGTCTGGAACCAGCGCCGCTCGAGCGTCCGCGTGTACTCCGCCTCCTCCACGAACCAGCGCACGACGTCGAGGTAGTGGTCCGACACCGCCGTCTCCGCGAAGATCGCGTCCAGGTGCCGGTCCAGCCACTCCGACTGCACCCGCGTCTCCCGCTCCGCCAGCCACGGCGAGACGCCGCCCGGGAAGCCGATCACCCGGCCCGTCGCGTTCCGCCACGCCTGCAGCGCCGCCAGCGGCCGCGACTCCCGCAGCCGAGCCGCGAACAGGCCCGAGAACTGCACGAGGATCGCGTAGAGCTCGTTCAGGTCATCGAAGGCCTGAGCGTTCATCGGGAGCGGCGCATCCTTCGCGACCGCGCCGGCCGACTCCCCGACGAGCTTCGTGCCCACCAGGGACGCCACGTGCGCCGCGAGCGTCGGCGCGAGGCGCAGGGCCGAGCGGGTCCGGTAGAAGCACCGATCGCAGAACGCGCCATGCAGCGCTCCCATCGGCTCCGGGACCTCGTCGAGCTCCGTGCCCCGACGGACACACCCACGCACGCACGTCAGCACCACGACGCCCTCGGCGAGCGCCGCATCGATTTCCTGCTGCTTCGTCATCAGCTCCCCGCCGGACTGTGGTTGATGCCGTGCCCGACCGCGCCGCACGACAGCTCGTTACTCCCCGACTCGAGATCCAGGGCGCGGCCCGTCGCCTCCCGGTCGCACCACGAGCAGCTCACGCGACGACCTCGCCCTCGAGCGCGGCCGCGCGCTCCTCGTACCGCGACGAGCGGGAGGCGTGCACGTCATCCATCAGGCGGCGGTCGATCGCCTCCGCCCACTGCGTCGCGACCGCGGCCGCCTGGATCAGCTCGACGCGCAGCCGCGCCGGGTCCTCCTCAGCGACCGCCTCGAAGACCTCCTCGAGGAAGATGTCCCGCCAGGTCACGGCGCCGACGAGGGCGGCCGCGTCCGTGATCGCGCTGAACAGGTCCGCGAGGTGCTTCGCGCGGGAGTCGTGGTAGACGCCGTGGAGCGGCCGCGTGTCCGGGCCAGTGCCGTCGGGGTGGTTTTGCTCGCGCCACTTCCGGTGCTGCCGGGCGCGCTCGGCGGCGATCTCGTCGAGCACCGTCTGCATCGGTTCGGTCATCATCTCGTCCTGTCTGATATCGCTGGTATGGGGTACTGGGGTGGCGAGCCGCTAGAACGGGGTTTCGTCGTTGTAGGAGCCCGGAGTCGTCCAGGCGGCATCGGCGGCCGGCGCGCTCGACGCCCACTGCTCCTGCGAGCCGCCGTCCGGGCCCGGCTGAGCGCCCGACACCGGCCGGCTCGCCGCCTTGCCGCCGGCCGCCCGGGTGACCTGCGCCGTCGCGTAGCGGAGCGAGGGGCCGATCTCGTCGATCTCGAGCTCGATCGACGTGCGCTTCTCGCCCTCCTTCGTCTCGTAGGAGCGCTGCTTGAGGCGACCCGTCGCGATGACGCGCATGCCCTTCGTCAGCGTCCCGGCGACGTTCTCGGCGAACTCACGCCAGACGGACGCGCGGAGGAAGAGGGCGTCGCCGTCCTTCCAGTCGTTCGCCTGCCGGTCGAAGGTGCGCGGCGTCGAGGCGATCGTGAAGTTCGCCACGGCGAGGCCGCCCTGCGTGTAGCGCAGCTCGGGGTCGGCGGTCAGATTGCCGACGACGGTGATGATCGTTTCGCCTGCCATCAGGAGGCCTCTCTCTCGGTTTCGGTCTGGATCCGGTCCGCCACGGCGAGCGCCGGGAGGGCGTCGGTGGGCGGCTCGGGGGTGTGCATGCGGGCCTTCGTCGTGGCGGGGCGGCGGATGAGGCCGAGGCGGGAGCGGGTGACGCGGACGGAGGAGATCGGCATGCCAGCGGAGCGGGCGATGTCGGGGTCCTCGAAGCCGGCGGCGAAGAGGACGCGGACGCGCTCTCGGCGGCGGGCGACAGCGAAGGCCGAGCTGCCCTCCGACGACGGAGGCAGCGGCTCGAGTCCGAGGGGCGCCTCCCAGCCGTCCTCGTCGACCGTGGGCGCCTCAGGAGCGGGCGGCGGGGTCTCGGCGGCGTAGGCGGTCAGGACCGGCGCGAGGGCCTGGCTGACCTGCT
Proteins encoded in this window:
- a CDS encoding single-stranded DNA-binding protein, whose translation is MAGETIITVVGNLTADPELRYTQGGLAVANFTIASTPRTFDRQANDWKDGDALFLRASVWREFAENVAGTLTKGMRVIATGRLKQRSYETKEGEKRTSIELEIDEIGPSLRYATAQVTRAAGGKAASRPVSGAQPGPDGGSQEQWASSAPAADAAWTTPGSYNDETPF